One window of Aerococcus tenax genomic DNA carries:
- a CDS encoding HAD family hydrolase, with translation MQAVLFDMDGVLVDSEYTYLETKTQMLRDRGIDKDESYQYQFMGTTHEHMWQVMKDECQLPETVAFYIQEMNQRRHEMIARDGVKAIRGVVDFVKSLYQAGLPLAVASSSPRAEIEHFMEELGLSDCFQAYVSGEEVDHSKPAPDIFIEAARQLGLSAKECVVFEDTKNGSLAAHRSGAYTIGFENPDYPSQDLSAADEIISDFSKINLADFLKHFEQK, from the coding sequence ATGCAGGCAGTATTATTTGATATGGATGGGGTCCTGGTTGACTCCGAGTATACCTACCTAGAAACCAAGACGCAAATGCTACGTGACCGCGGCATTGATAAGGATGAAAGCTATCAATATCAATTTATGGGAACGACCCATGAACACATGTGGCAAGTGATGAAGGACGAATGCCAATTACCGGAAACGGTGGCTTTTTATATCCAAGAAATGAATCAAAGACGCCATGAAATGATCGCTCGTGATGGGGTGAAAGCGATTAGGGGCGTGGTGGACTTCGTTAAGTCCCTGTACCAAGCTGGTTTACCCTTAGCTGTAGCCTCTTCCTCGCCACGGGCCGAAATTGAACACTTTATGGAAGAATTGGGCTTGTCAGATTGCTTCCAAGCCTATGTTAGTGGGGAAGAAGTCGACCATTCTAAGCCGGCTCCCGATATCTTTATTGAAGCCGCTCGCCAACTAGGACTTTCAGCCAAAGAGTGCGTAGTCTTTGAAGATACCAAAAATGGTAGTCTAGCCGCCCACCGTTCTGGGGCCTATACCATTGGTTTTGAAAATCCTGACTATCCTAGCCAAGATTTATCCGCAGCAGATGAGATTATTTCTGATTTTTCTAAAATAAATTTAGCTGACTTTCTCAAACACTTTGAACAAAAGTAA
- the tkt gene encoding transketolase codes for MFNQTDELAVNAVRILSIDMINKANSGHPGLPMGSAPMAYALWAEHMVQNPSDPRWTNRDRFVLSAGHGSALLYSLLHLSGYKLTMDDIKQFRQLNSKTPGHPEVHFTEGVEATTGPLGQGLANAVGMAMAEAHDAAIYNQGDYKIVDHYTYALCGDGDLMEGISHEAASLAGHLQLGKLIVFYDSNDISLDGPTDKAFTEDNKGRFEAYGWQHILVEDGRDLAALSNAVEEAKAESNKPTIIQVKTVIGYGSENEGTSATHGNPIGEEDRAHAAKIYGWEHEAFDIPQEVYNRFQERVADRGAKAQEAWQEQFKAYEADYADLAAQYKRAYAGELPADWADCLPSYDVNDEAMASRKTSQKAIQAIAQTLPEFWGGSADLKSSNNTYIDSDSDFEAGNYAGRNIWYGVREFAMGAAMNGIRLHGGSIPYAGTFFVFSDYLRAAMRVAALSHLPSTFVFTHDSIAVGEDGPTHEPIEQLATFRAMPNINTIRPADGNEVSAAWKIAVETKDTPTVLALSRQNLPVLKGTADKAMEGVARGAYVLSDAQGQTPDGILIATGSEVNLAMEAQEELAKDGIDVRVVSMPCQELFDQEDQAYKESVLPSEVKNRMAIEMAATFGWERYVGDHGVILGLDRYGQSGKGGQVMEALGFSLDNVVKTYKNAF; via the coding sequence ATGTTTAATCAAACAGATGAACTCGCTGTTAATGCAGTGCGTATATTAAGTATTGATATGATTAACAAGGCTAATTCCGGCCACCCAGGCTTACCGATGGGTTCGGCGCCTATGGCCTATGCTTTGTGGGCTGAACATATGGTGCAAAACCCAAGTGATCCGCGTTGGACCAACCGGGACCGCTTTGTTTTATCAGCGGGGCACGGTTCTGCCTTACTCTATAGCTTGTTACACTTATCTGGTTACAAGCTGACCATGGATGACATTAAACAATTCCGGCAATTGAATTCGAAAACCCCAGGCCACCCTGAAGTCCACTTTACTGAAGGGGTGGAAGCAACAACTGGTCCTTTGGGTCAAGGCTTGGCTAATGCGGTAGGAATGGCGATGGCTGAAGCCCATGACGCTGCTATCTATAACCAAGGCGACTACAAGATCGTTGACCACTATACCTATGCCCTCTGTGGGGACGGGGACTTGATGGAAGGTATTTCTCACGAAGCTGCTTCCCTAGCTGGCCACCTCCAATTAGGTAAACTAATTGTCTTCTACGACTCCAATGATATTTCCCTAGATGGACCAACTGACAAGGCCTTTACCGAAGACAACAAGGGCCGTTTCGAAGCTTACGGCTGGCAACACATTTTAGTGGAAGATGGCCGCGACTTAGCCGCCCTTTCTAATGCTGTGGAAGAAGCCAAAGCTGAAAGCAATAAACCAACCATCATCCAAGTCAAAACGGTGATCGGTTACGGATCCGAAAACGAAGGCACTTCTGCGACCCATGGTAACCCTATTGGTGAAGAGGACCGGGCCCATGCCGCTAAGATTTACGGTTGGGAACATGAAGCCTTTGATATTCCTCAAGAAGTCTATAACCGTTTCCAAGAACGGGTAGCTGACCGCGGGGCTAAGGCTCAAGAGGCATGGCAAGAACAATTCAAGGCCTATGAAGCCGACTATGCCGACTTAGCAGCCCAATACAAACGGGCCTATGCTGGTGAACTGCCTGCGGACTGGGCCGACTGCCTGCCAAGCTATGATGTTAATGATGAGGCTATGGCTTCCCGGAAGACCAGCCAAAAAGCCATCCAAGCCATTGCCCAAACTCTCCCTGAATTCTGGGGTGGGTCGGCTGACTTGAAGTCTTCTAACAATACCTATATTGATAGCGATAGTGACTTTGAAGCCGGTAATTACGCGGGCCGCAACATTTGGTATGGAGTCCGTGAATTTGCTATGGGCGCTGCCATGAACGGGATTCGTTTACACGGTGGATCAATTCCTTATGCCGGAACGTTCTTTGTCTTCTCGGACTATCTCCGGGCAGCTATGCGGGTAGCGGCCTTATCCCACTTACCTTCAACCTTTGTCTTTACCCATGACTCCATTGCCGTTGGGGAAGACGGGCCAACCCACGAACCCATCGAACAACTCGCAACTTTCAGAGCCATGCCAAATATCAACACCATCCGTCCCGCTGACGGTAACGAAGTCTCAGCCGCTTGGAAAATTGCCGTCGAAACTAAAGACACTCCAACTGTCCTAGCTCTTTCCCGGCAAAATCTCCCGGTTCTCAAGGGTACCGCGGACAAAGCTATGGAAGGCGTGGCTCGCGGAGCTTATGTTCTCTCGGATGCTCAAGGCCAAACCCCAGACGGGATCTTAATTGCGACCGGTTCCGAAGTCAACCTAGCTATGGAAGCCCAAGAAGAGCTAGCTAAAGACGGTATCGATGTCCGCGTAGTATCTATGCCTTGTCAAGAGCTCTTCGACCAAGAAGACCAAGCTTATAAAGAAAGCGTCCTTCCAAGTGAAGTTAAAAACCGGATGGCTATCGAAATGGCCGCAACATTTGGTTGGGAACGCTATGTGGGTGACCACGGTGTCATCCTCGGCTTAGACCGCTATGGTCAATCCGGTAAGGGTGGTCAAGTCATGGAAGCTTTAGGCTTTAGCTTAGACAATGTGGTGAAAACCTACAAAAACGCCTTTTAA